Proteins found in one Paenibacillus borealis genomic segment:
- the cysK gene encoding cysteine synthase A → MAKVVNSVTDLIGGTPLVRLNRIVPEGSAEIYLKLEYQNPGSSVKDRIAISIVEEAEKDGSLKPGGTIVEATSGNTGIGLALVAAAKGYKAIIVMPETMSLERRNLLRAYGAELVLTPGSEGMNGAVKKAEQILSENPDYFLAEQFKNKANVKIHRETTGPEIVEAIESIGGPLDAFIAGVGTGGTISGAGEVLKSQYPDVKIYAVEPAASPILAGGKPGPHKIQGIGANFVPDILNQDIYDEIIHVENDEAFETARRVAKEEGVLSGISSGAAVFAALKVAKELGAGKKIVVIIPSNGERYLSTPLYNFEV, encoded by the coding sequence ATGGCTAAAGTCGTCAACAGTGTAACAGATTTGATCGGTGGCACACCGCTCGTTCGTCTGAATCGGATTGTTCCGGAAGGCTCTGCAGAAATTTATTTGAAGCTGGAATATCAAAATCCGGGTTCGAGCGTCAAAGACCGCATCGCTATCAGCATTGTGGAAGAAGCTGAGAAAGACGGTTCCCTGAAACCTGGAGGCACCATTGTAGAAGCCACTAGCGGTAATACCGGGATTGGCCTGGCGCTTGTTGCTGCTGCCAAAGGCTACAAGGCGATCATTGTTATGCCTGAAACGATGAGCCTTGAGCGCCGCAACCTGCTGCGTGCTTATGGCGCTGAGCTGGTATTGACTCCAGGATCGGAAGGGATGAACGGGGCTGTTAAGAAAGCTGAGCAGATCCTGAGTGAGAATCCGGATTACTTCCTTGCGGAGCAGTTCAAGAACAAAGCTAACGTGAAGATTCACCGCGAAACCACTGGACCGGAAATCGTGGAAGCAATTGAATCCATTGGCGGACCTCTTGATGCGTTCATCGCAGGTGTGGGTACAGGCGGAACGATCAGTGGTGCGGGTGAAGTGCTGAAGAGTCAGTATCCTGATGTGAAGATCTATGCCGTAGAGCCGGCAGCTTCCCCAATTCTGGCCGGAGGCAAACCGGGTCCTCACAAAATCCAGGGAATCGGCGCAAACTTCGTCCCTGACATCTTGAACCAGGATATCTACGACGAAATTATTCATGTAGAGAATGACGAAGCTTTCGAAACGGCCCGCCGCGTAGCCAAAGAGGAAGGCGTGTTGTCCGGTATTTCTTCCGGTGCTGCTGTATTCGCTGCCCTCAAAGTAGCTAAGGAGCTGGGCGCAGGCAAGAAGATCGTTGTTATTATCCCAAGTAACGGCGAGCGTTACCTGAGCACACCGCTGTATAACTTTGAAGTATAA
- a CDS encoding anthranilate synthase component I family protein — MEILTAWQQWEQWSDEAWSVLPLVLQSRQHKGGLPGSWQKAWELASPYSVVLESGKGGRYTYLGLHPVSVIKGSGDSAELYSLPDACVGQPQAEPEAAGLIQGQPLEVLQEWMKDYTSPRVLLDGQPPFTGGCVGFLGYDVVRSLEKLPSCAKNDPDFPDYLFMRLEELWIYDHREEIVYCAVHVPVTAALSTNLTELHTMYLAAVSRAERMLEQWNLILAPAGSEEADAAKYADIAGLIEAEVNVTGEWPGMHSDFSPEQFQQAVLNVQEYIRAGDVFQVNLSLRQQAQLQSSPEDVYEWLRRLNPSPYMGLLRTPGFALSSASPELLVKLHGDKVSARPIAGTRRRGHTPAEDAAMEAELRGSEKEIAEHIMLVDLERNDIGRVAAYGTVSVPELLTVERYSHVMHLVSQVEGIAAPGKDAFDVIAALFPGGTITGAPKVRTMEIIEELEPVRRGPYTGSMGWIDYNGNMELNIIIRTLAVKDGIGYIQTGAGIVIDSDPYREYRECHNKAKAVVKAILCSEREQELQTTSGAEGGSF; from the coding sequence GTGGAGATCTTAACGGCTTGGCAGCAGTGGGAACAATGGTCGGACGAAGCCTGGAGCGTCCTTCCCCTGGTCCTTCAGTCACGACAGCACAAAGGGGGCCTGCCCGGCAGCTGGCAGAAGGCCTGGGAGCTGGCTTCGCCGTATTCCGTTGTTCTGGAGAGCGGTAAGGGCGGGCGTTATACGTATTTGGGCTTGCATCCTGTTTCGGTTATCAAGGGTAGCGGAGACAGCGCGGAGCTCTACAGTCTGCCTGATGCGTGTGTGGGACAACCCCAAGCTGAGCCTGAAGCTGCCGGGTTAATTCAAGGACAGCCGCTGGAAGTGCTGCAGGAGTGGATGAAGGACTATACCTCGCCCCGTGTACTGCTTGACGGGCAGCCACCCTTCACGGGGGGCTGTGTCGGATTCTTAGGCTATGATGTAGTCCGCTCTCTGGAGAAGCTGCCGTCCTGTGCCAAGAACGATCCTGATTTCCCTGATTATCTGTTCATGAGGCTGGAAGAGCTATGGATCTATGATCATCGCGAGGAGATAGTCTATTGTGCAGTCCATGTGCCAGTCACGGCAGCGTTATCCACTAACCTGACTGAGCTGCACACAATGTATCTTGCTGCTGTGAGCCGTGCAGAGAGAATGCTGGAGCAGTGGAATCTTATACTGGCACCAGCCGGCTCTGAAGAAGCTGATGCTGCTAAATATGCTGACATTGCCGGTCTGATTGAGGCTGAGGTTAATGTCACCGGAGAATGGCCCGGCATGCACTCGGATTTCTCGCCGGAGCAATTCCAGCAGGCCGTGCTGAATGTTCAGGAATACATCCGCGCCGGCGATGTCTTCCAGGTGAACCTGTCGCTGCGCCAGCAGGCGCAGCTGCAGTCCTCGCCGGAGGATGTCTACGAGTGGCTGCGCAGACTCAACCCGTCCCCGTACATGGGGCTGCTCCGCACGCCCGGCTTCGCCCTCTCCAGCGCTTCGCCGGAGCTGCTGGTGAAGCTGCACGGGGACAAGGTCAGCGCCCGCCCCATAGCCGGTACCCGGCGCCGGGGCCACACTCCCGCGGAGGACGCCGCCATGGAGGCGGAGCTGCGCGGGAGCGAGAAGGAGATCGCCGAGCATATTATGCTTGTCGATCTCGAACGCAACGACATCGGCCGTGTCGCTGCGTACGGGACGGTCAGCGTGCCTGAGCTGCTGACCGTCGAGCGATACTCGCATGTGATGCATCTCGTCTCGCAGGTGGAGGGCATCGCCGCACCCGGCAAGGATGCGTTCGATGTCATTGCCGCCTTATTCCCCGGCGGCACGATCACCGGCGCGCCCAAGGTGCGCACGATGGAGATTATCGAAGAGCTGGAGCCGGTCCGCCGGGGTCCATATACTGGATCCATGGGCTGGATTGACTATAACGGCAATATGGAATTAAATATAATTATACGCACGTTGGCCGTGAAGGACGGAATCGGCTACATTCAGACAGGAGCGGGCATTGTGATCGATTCGGATCCTTACCGTGAGTACCGGGAATGCC